In bacterium, the sequence TCAACTTTTCCTTTAAAGCCCAGGCTGCTGCCATCGAATTCGTACTGAATGGCGCCATCACTTTAGTTCCGTCAAGTCACGATAGCCTTAAACGAGTAAAAAAATTGATGGAGAAATACAAAGACACTCCGATGGACTATGCGGATGCTACCTTGGTCTCCCTCGCGGAGGATTTATCGATCCGCCATGTTGTTACACTCGATTGCACGGGTTTTGAAATCTACAAATTGCCTTTCAAGCAATCTTTTATTCTTCTTCCTTAGCTCTCTCTGAACGCCAGATTCCTTTATCCCTCGCCCCCCTCCCATCGAGAGCTTGAGCACCCAGA encodes:
- a CDS encoding PIN domain-containing protein is translated as MMQALMDTGPWVALIDRSEEKHDECTDWFRHFEGSIFSSEAVLTEILYLLNFSFKAQAAAIEFVLNGAITLVPSSHDSLKRVKKLMEKYKDTPMDYADATLVSLAEDLSIRHVVTLDCTGFEIYKLPFKQSFILLP